In Pseudomonas fluorescens, a genomic segment contains:
- the parC gene encoding DNA topoisomerase IV subunit A, translating to MSDILADSLDGVERRSLADFTENAYLNYSMYVIMDRALPHIGDGLKPVQRRIIYAMSELGLDADSKHKKSARTVGDVLGKFHPHGDSACYEAMVLMAQPFSYRYTLVDGQGNWGAPDDPKSFAAMRYTEARLSRYSEVLLSELGQGTANWGPNFDGTLDEPLVLPARLPNILLNGTTGIAVGMATDVPPHNLREVATACVRLLDEPKATVEQLCEHIQGPDYPTEAEIITPRADLLKMYETGKGSVRMRAVYHIEDGDIIVTALPHQVSGAKVLEQIAALMQAKPSKLPQVADLRDESDHENPCRIVIIPTNSRVDHEVLMQHLFASTDLESSYRVNINIIGLDGKPQLKNLRNLLVEWLEFRVQTVRRRLQFRLDKVERRLHLLDGLLIAYLNLDEVIHIIRTAEHPKAELIARFELSEIQADYILDTRLRQLARLEEMKLRDEQDALLKEQAKLQALLGSEAKLKKLVRSELIKDAETYGDDRRSPIVERAEAKALTETELLPNEKITVVLSEKGWVRSAKGHDIDATGLSYKAGDGFKTAAAGRSNQFAVFIDSTGRSYSVPAHTLPSARGQGEPLTGRLTPPPGANFECVLLPDDDSLYVIASDAGYGFVVKGEDLQAKNKAGKALLSLPNNAKVILPRPVDDRESNWLASVTTEGRLLVFKISDLPQLGKGKGNKIIGIPGERVASREEYVTDIAVIPEGSTLVLQAGKRTLSLRPDDLEHYKGERGRRGNKLPRGFQRVDALLVETPV from the coding sequence ATGAGTGACATCCTCGCAGACAGCTTAGATGGCGTAGAACGCCGGTCGCTGGCTGACTTCACCGAAAATGCCTACCTCAACTACTCCATGTACGTGATCATGGACCGTGCCTTGCCGCATATCGGCGACGGCCTGAAGCCTGTACAGCGGCGCATCATCTACGCCATGAGTGAGTTGGGCCTGGATGCCGATTCCAAGCACAAGAAGTCGGCGCGTACGGTCGGTGACGTGCTCGGTAAGTTCCACCCCCACGGCGACTCGGCATGCTACGAAGCCATGGTGCTGATGGCCCAGCCGTTCAGCTACCGCTACACATTGGTGGACGGCCAGGGTAACTGGGGCGCACCGGATGACCCCAAGTCCTTCGCCGCCATGCGTTACACCGAGGCACGCCTGTCGCGTTATTCGGAAGTGCTGCTCAGCGAGCTGGGCCAGGGCACCGCGAATTGGGGCCCGAACTTCGACGGCACCCTCGACGAACCCCTGGTGTTGCCGGCGCGTTTGCCCAATATCCTGCTCAATGGCACCACGGGTATTGCCGTGGGCATGGCCACGGACGTACCGCCGCATAACCTGCGCGAGGTCGCGACCGCCTGCGTGCGCCTGCTGGATGAACCCAAGGCCACGGTCGAGCAGCTCTGCGAGCATATCCAGGGGCCGGATTACCCCACCGAAGCAGAAATCATCACGCCGCGCGCCGACCTGCTGAAGATGTACGAGACCGGCAAGGGCTCGGTGCGCATGCGTGCGGTGTACCACATCGAGGACGGCGACATTATCGTCACCGCGCTGCCGCACCAGGTGTCCGGTGCCAAGGTGCTGGAGCAGATCGCGGCGCTCATGCAGGCCAAGCCGTCGAAACTGCCACAGGTTGCCGACCTGCGCGACGAGTCCGACCACGAAAACCCGTGCCGAATCGTGATCATCCCGACCAATAGCCGGGTCGACCACGAAGTGCTGATGCAGCATTTGTTTGCCAGCACCGACCTGGAGTCCAGCTACCGGGTCAACATCAACATCATCGGCCTGGACGGCAAGCCGCAGCTGAAAAACCTGCGCAACCTGCTGGTGGAGTGGCTGGAGTTCCGGGTGCAGACCGTGCGTCGCCGCCTGCAATTCCGCCTCGACAAGGTCGAGCGCCGCCTGCACCTGTTGGACGGCTTGCTGATTGCCTACCTCAACCTGGATGAAGTGATCCACATCATCCGTACCGCCGAGCACCCGAAAGCCGAACTGATCGCGCGTTTCGAGCTGAGTGAGATCCAGGCCGACTACATCCTCGACACCCGTTTGCGTCAGTTGGCGCGACTGGAAGAAATGAAGCTGCGCGACGAACAGGATGCGTTGCTCAAGGAGCAGGCCAAGCTGCAAGCGCTGCTGGGCAGCGAAGCCAAGTTGAAGAAATTGGTGCGTAGCGAACTGATCAAAGACGCCGAAACCTACGGCGATGACCGTCGTTCGCCGATCGTCGAGCGCGCCGAAGCCAAGGCCCTGACAGAAACCGAGTTGCTCCCAAACGAGAAAATTACCGTCGTTCTGTCGGAAAAGGGTTGGGTTCGTTCCGCCAAGGGGCATGATATTGACGCCACTGGTTTGTCGTACAAGGCCGGTGATGGCTTCAAGACTGCCGCCGCCGGGCGTTCCAACCAGTTTGCGGTGTTTATCGACTCCACCGGGCGCAGTTATTCGGTGCCGGCCCATACCTTGCCGTCCGCACGGGGGCAGGGCGAGCCGCTGACCGGGCGTCTGACGCCGCCACCGGGGGCGAATTTCGAGTGCGTGCTGCTGCCGGACGACGATTCGTTGTATGTCATCGCTTCCGACGCGGGGTACGGGTTCGTGGTCAAGGGTGAAGACCTGCAGGCCAAGAACAAGGCGGGCAAGGCGCTGTTGAGCCTGCCGAACAACGCCAAGGTGATCCTGCCGCGGCCGGTGGACGATCGCGAGAGCAATTGGCTGGCGTCGGTCACCACCGAGGGGCGCTTGCTGGTCTTCAAGATCAGCGATTTGCCGCAGTTGGGCAAAGGCAAGGGCAACAAGATCATTGGTATTCCAGGGGAGCGGGTCGCCAGTCGTGAAGAGTATGTGACCGACATCGCGGTGATCCCTGAAGGCTCTACCCTGGTGCTGCAAGCGGGTAAACGCACATTGTCGCTGCGTCCTGACGACCTTGAGCATTACAAGGGCGAACGTGGACGGCGTGGTAACAAACTGCCGCGGGGCTTCCAGCGTGTGGATGCCTTGCTGGTGGAAACGCCTGTTTAA
- a CDS encoding PqiC family protein: MTAPRLPFILMLAGLLGLAGCSTHQPVSLYQLDSGSPAQPAQTAGMAVLLGPVVVADYLQRETLLQRQNDGSLQGSVDGRWAGSLSSDINQLMLRQVAGQLDSQRVVLAPAPTGFTPDVQVLLTITRLDSGKSQPAILDAQWRLIDRRGQVRDNRIVHLQEEHTGTTASQVQAQGVLLQHLAQQLSVALKPLANQPPIAEAPRKQAPVQAKPAEPQKPKMPMATPIRTDMEVFRF, translated from the coding sequence ATGACTGCTCCACGCCTTCCTTTTATTTTGATGCTCGCTGGCCTTCTGGGGCTGGCGGGTTGCAGCACACACCAGCCTGTGTCGCTGTATCAGCTGGACAGCGGAAGTCCGGCCCAGCCCGCACAAACTGCGGGTATGGCAGTTTTACTGGGCCCGGTAGTCGTCGCTGACTACCTGCAACGTGAAACCCTGCTACAGCGTCAGAACGACGGCAGCCTGCAAGGTTCCGTTGATGGTCGTTGGGCCGGCAGCCTATCGTCCGACATCAACCAACTGATGCTGCGCCAGGTGGCGGGTCAACTGGACAGCCAGCGTGTGGTCCTTGCGCCTGCACCCACTGGCTTTACCCCGGATGTTCAGGTGTTGCTGACCATTACCCGGCTTGATTCCGGTAAATCGCAACCGGCGATTCTCGATGCGCAATGGCGCTTGATCGACCGTCGTGGCCAGGTGCGCGATAACCGAATCGTGCACCTGCAGGAAGAACACACCGGCACCACCGCGTCCCAGGTCCAGGCCCAGGGCGTATTGTTGCAACACCTGGCGCAGCAGTTGTCGGTGGCCCTCAAGCCATTGGCCAACCAGCCGCCAATCGCCGAGGCACCGCGCAAGCAGGCTCCGGTACAGGCCAAGCCCGCAGAGCCGCAGAAACCGAAGATGCCGATGGCGACACCGATTCGCACGGATATGGAAGTGTTCAGGTTCTGA
- a CDS encoding AhpA/YtjB family protein, translating to MNRPTPVKTDNFFLLIFRALRHRRVPIALRIASHNVILVALALVIYACVMGLQFKQAMHEQADALGESLTTQTATSATELLVSNDILSLNVLLNNLTKNPLVAHAAIYSVDNRIMAEAGQRPKNGLLGEAEGLYQSNITFQDVKAGQLRISLDMQQFQQPMTISLQSMGILSAILLALALALSLRLGRHISTPLMQLRIWLRDIDEHTPATDRQDEIGDLARQLHASFAPEPVVREIEPEPEFDDEPEFEVHDLRDPGFDERPPVAGLKPAPRHVIRAEEDELDDEDPFADLRDTSASTAVAPKPVPAKNAEPQHSAVLAVQLGAQDQLRRLPRARLTELLERYRDCLDQAASLYQSELHTLNDGSTLMLFHSEDSGEDYLTNAICCGELLRALGHELQIEVADSGITLQLQLGLTVGDDLFGMSQIDLLLTEIAQDALALSQHSRNLLLVERKISEDTLIRQRARIRPIASPEGASCVERLMEPYPSMLERQLARMHETRTKP from the coding sequence GTGAACCGGCCCACGCCAGTAAAAACCGACAACTTCTTCCTGCTGATCTTCCGGGCACTGCGCCACCGCCGTGTACCGATCGCATTACGCATCGCCAGCCATAACGTGATCCTGGTCGCCCTGGCCCTGGTGATCTACGCCTGCGTGATGGGTTTGCAGTTCAAACAGGCCATGCATGAGCAAGCCGATGCGTTGGGCGAAAGCCTGACCACCCAGACCGCCACCTCGGCGACCGAGCTGCTGGTGTCCAACGACATCCTCAGCCTCAACGTGCTGCTCAACAACCTGACCAAGAACCCGCTGGTCGCCCACGCCGCCATCTACAGCGTGGACAACCGCATCATGGCCGAAGCCGGGCAACGCCCGAAAAACGGCCTGCTGGGCGAAGCCGAAGGCTTGTACCAGAGCAATATCACGTTCCAGGATGTGAAGGCGGGTCAATTGCGCATCAGCCTGGACATGCAGCAATTCCAGCAGCCGATGACCATCAGCCTGCAAAGCATGGGCATCCTCAGCGCGATCCTGCTGGCCCTGGCCCTGGCCTTGAGCCTGCGCCTGGGGCGGCATATCTCGACGCCACTGATGCAACTGCGCATCTGGCTGCGGGATATCGACGAACATACCCCGGCCACCGATCGCCAGGACGAAATCGGCGACCTTGCGCGCCAACTTCATGCCAGCTTCGCTCCGGAACCGGTGGTACGCGAGATTGAACCCGAGCCCGAGTTCGACGACGAACCCGAGTTCGAAGTACACGACCTGCGCGACCCGGGCTTCGACGAGCGCCCTCCGGTAGCCGGCCTGAAACCAGCGCCACGCCATGTGATCCGGGCCGAAGAAGACGAGCTGGACGACGAAGACCCATTCGCCGACCTGCGCGACACCTCGGCCAGCACCGCCGTTGCGCCCAAGCCCGTGCCAGCGAAGAACGCCGAGCCCCAGCACAGCGCCGTACTGGCCGTGCAATTGGGCGCCCAGGACCAACTGCGCCGCCTGCCCCGCGCCCGCCTGACCGAATTACTGGAACGCTACCGCGATTGCCTCGACCAGGCCGCCTCGCTCTACCAGAGCGAGCTGCACACCCTGAACGACGGCAGCACGTTGATGCTGTTCCACAGCGAAGACAGCGGCGAAGACTACCTGACCAACGCCATCTGCTGCGGCGAGCTGCTGCGCGCCCTGGGCCATGAATTGCAGATCGAAGTGGCCGACAGCGGCATCACCTTGCAACTGCAACTGGGCCTGACGGTGGGTGACGACCTGTTTGGCATGAGCCAGATCGACCTGCTGCTGACCGAGATCGCCCAGGATGCGCTGGCCCTGTCCCAACACAGCCGCAATCTCCTGCTGGTGGAGCGCAAGATCAGCGAAGACACGCTGATTCGCCAACGCGCGCGTATTCGCCCCATTGCCAGCCCAGAAGGCGCCAGTTGTGTGGAGCGCTTGATGGAGCCGTATCCATCGATGCTGGAACGGCAGTTGGCGCGGATGCATGAGACCCGTACAAAGCCCTGA
- the serB gene encoding phosphoserine phosphatase SerB translates to MREIVLINITGEDRPGLTAAITGVLAQGGVNILDIGQAVIHDTLSFGILVEIPSTEQASSVLKDILFTAYKLDQQVRFTPVSEEDYQHWVAGQGKKRHIVTLLTRKVTAEQLQRVSSITAQFGLNIDHIDRLSGRMPLDTPADKGKGCIEFSVRGEPADPQALRAEFLSVAQELNVDIAFQEDSLFRRNRRLAVFDMDSTLIEAEVIDELAKAAGVGEQVSEITERAMAGELDFRASFKERLALLKGLDVSVLDSIGASLRLTEGAETLFAELKRLGYKTAILSGGFTYFAKQLQAKLGIDYVFANELEVVDGKVTGVAVEPIVDAQRKADLLKELAHKEGLRLEQTIAVGDGANDLPMLAIAGLGVAFRAKPLVKQSAKQAISTLGLDGVLYLLGFRDRDGQL, encoded by the coding sequence TTGCGCGAAATTGTCCTGATCAACATCACCGGCGAAGACCGACCGGGTCTCACCGCGGCCATTACCGGCGTTCTGGCCCAGGGTGGTGTAAACATTCTCGACATCGGCCAGGCGGTGATCCACGACACCCTGTCGTTCGGCATCCTGGTGGAAATCCCGAGCACCGAGCAGGCGTCTTCCGTGCTCAAGGACATTCTGTTTACGGCATACAAGCTGGATCAACAGGTACGGTTCACCCCGGTGTCCGAAGAGGATTACCAGCACTGGGTGGCCGGCCAGGGCAAGAAACGCCATATCGTCACCTTGTTGACCCGCAAAGTGACCGCCGAGCAGTTGCAGCGCGTCAGCTCGATCACCGCGCAGTTTGGGTTGAACATCGACCATATCGACCGTCTGTCAGGTCGTATGCCACTGGACACCCCGGCCGACAAGGGCAAGGGCTGCATCGAGTTTTCCGTGCGCGGCGAACCGGCAGACCCGCAGGCCCTGCGCGCTGAATTCCTCAGCGTGGCCCAGGAGCTGAACGTCGACATCGCCTTTCAGGAGGACTCGCTGTTCCGCCGCAACCGCCGCCTGGCGGTGTTCGACATGGACTCGACGCTGATCGAAGCCGAAGTCATCGACGAACTGGCCAAGGCAGCCGGTGTGGGTGAGCAAGTTTCTGAAATCACCGAACGCGCGATGGCCGGTGAGCTGGACTTCCGCGCCAGCTTCAAGGAGCGCCTGGCGTTGCTCAAGGGGCTGGATGTGAGCGTGCTGGACTCCATCGGCGCTTCCCTGCGCCTGACCGAAGGTGCCGAAACCCTGTTCGCCGAGCTCAAGCGCCTGGGTTACAAGACCGCGATCCTGTCCGGTGGCTTTACCTACTTCGCCAAGCAATTGCAGGCCAAGTTGGGCATCGACTATGTGTTCGCCAACGAACTGGAAGTGGTCGACGGCAAGGTGACTGGCGTGGCGGTGGAGCCGATTGTCGACGCACAGCGCAAGGCCGACCTGCTGAAGGAGCTGGCCCACAAGGAAGGTTTGCGTCTGGAGCAGACCATTGCGGTGGGCGACGGTGCGAATGACCTGCCGATGCTGGCAATTGCCGGTTTGGGTGTGGCGTTCCGTGCCAAACCCTTGGTCAAGCAATCGGCCAAGCAGGCGATTTCGACCTTGGGGCTGGATGGTGTGCTGTATCTGCTGGGCTTTCGCGACCGCGACGGTCAGCTCTAA
- the asd gene encoding archaetidylserine decarboxylase (Phosphatidylserine decarboxylase is synthesized as a single chain precursor. Generation of the pyruvoyl active site from a Ser is coupled to cleavage of a Gly-Ser bond between the larger (beta) and smaller (alpha chains). It is an integral membrane protein.) encodes MKKQLFILSQYLLPHHLLSRLAGCIAECRVRWFKNAFTTWFAKRYQVDMSQALVEDVTAYEHFNAFFTRALKDGARPLDPTPGAVLSPADGAVSQLGPIEHGRIFQAKGHSFSVLELLGGDAAVAAPFMGGDFATIYLSPKDYHRVHMPLAGTLREMVYVPGRIFSVNQTTAENVPELFARNERVVCLFDTERGPMAVVLVGAMIVASIETVWAGLVTPPKRELKTFRYDEAARAPIHLGKGAELGRFKLGSTAIVLFGPDQVKWAEELVAGSPVQMGQGIALPKA; translated from the coding sequence GTCGCGGCTGGCCGGCTGCATTGCCGAGTGCCGCGTACGCTGGTTCAAGAATGCCTTCACCACGTGGTTTGCCAAGCGCTATCAAGTGGACATGTCCCAAGCCCTGGTGGAAGACGTGACCGCCTACGAGCACTTCAACGCCTTCTTCACCCGCGCCTTGAAAGACGGCGCGCGCCCACTGGACCCGACCCCTGGCGCCGTACTGAGCCCGGCTGATGGTGCGGTCAGCCAGCTCGGCCCGATCGAGCATGGCCGTATATTCCAGGCCAAGGGCCACAGCTTCAGCGTGCTGGAGTTGCTGGGCGGCGATGCTGCCGTGGCAGCGCCTTTCATGGGCGGCGATTTTGCCACCATCTACCTGTCGCCGAAGGACTACCACCGCGTGCATATGCCGCTGGCCGGTACCCTGCGCGAAATGGTCTACGTGCCTGGGCGGATTTTCTCGGTCAACCAGACCACCGCCGAAAACGTGCCGGAACTGTTTGCCCGTAACGAGCGTGTGGTCTGCCTGTTTGACACCGAACGCGGCCCGATGGCCGTGGTGTTGGTCGGCGCGATGATCGTCGCCTCGATTGAAACCGTGTGGGCCGGGCTGGTCACGCCGCCCAAGCGCGAGCTGAAAACCTTCCGCTATGACGAAGCGGCACGCGCGCCGATTCACCTGGGGAAGGGTGCGGAGCTGGGTCGCTTCAAGTTGGGCTCCACCGCGATCGTGCTGTTCGGGCCGGATCAGGTGAAGTGGGCTGAGGAACTGGTGGCCGGTTCGCCGGTGCAGATGGGCCAGGGCATCGCACTGCCGAAAGCCTGA